In Pseudanabaenaceae cyanobacterium SKYG29, the DNA window GGCAGGCTGGCTGAGTAATTTTGCTTCTATGCTTGCCCAATACAGCAACTACCTCTCCCCCAGTATGGAATACAGCACCATGTGGCTGGCAAATGCCAGTTTTATTCTCTCCCAGGCGCAACAAAACTACTTCTTGAGTATGAATGTGCCCCTGGAGGGCCGGCAGACTAAAAACCGATCGGGTTCCCCTCGCCAGGCTGCTAGAACTAGTAAGGCTACCGTTGCTCCCTTCTCCCAGACTGATTTTCGCCCTGTACGCAGCACTCCTTTGCCTCAACAATTTGCCCAACTAGGTCAAACCCCTGCTGAGCGAACTGCTCTGCAAAGATATGGACAAGAGGTACTCCAAGAAATCTACAAGGACAAAAACTTCCGATCGAACAATCTCACCTATGCTCTGTCCCTCCTGATTGCAGCAGCAGTGACCAGCGTCAGCGGAACGGAGTTATCAGAAGCACAAAGTAACCAGCTTCTCGGTGATGTGCACAGGTTTATTTTGGATAGCCAGATGTTGAAGAGACTTTCCCCTGCCGAAGTCACTACTTTGCATGACCAGGCCCTGATCTTTGCTAGTATCATAGCCTCCCTCTATGGACAGGGGCAGGCTGGTGACCCCGCTTCCGCTAAAGCGGCGGAGGAGCTAGGACGGGTAGTATTACAGTCCTTTGGTGTGTGAGCTAGAATACCTACAGTAGTTGTGAGTGTTGATTTATGGCTCTAGCATTAACTCGGGAGAACGTTGAACAAGTTCTTGATACAATGCGCCCCTACCTGCTAGCAGATGGTGGGAATGTGGAATTGGTAGAAATTGATGGACCAGTTGTACGGTTGCGGTTGCAGGGTGCCTGTGGTGCTTGCCCTAGTTCTACGATGACTCTGCGCATGGGTATTGAACGGAAATTACGGGAGGAAATCCCTGACATTGGGGAGGTAGAACAGGTTTTTTAAGTTTGCTGGGGCAAAAGGTTGTGAATTTCTGCTAGGAGTTCTGCCACACTGCACGCCCCCTTTTGCAAAATTTTCTCCACAGAGCCATTTAGGCGTTGCCGATCGCTGGGGGATAGTGTCATCGCTGTAATGGCGAGAATTGGTACCTGCCAGTCGGGATACTGCTGCCGGAGGGTTTCCACAAACTCAAATCCGTCCATCTCTGGCATCATTAGATCGAGCAAAATTAAATCGGGAGTGGATTGGGCTATTCTCTGCAGGGCATCTCTGCCGTTGTTCGCTTCCCATACCACACATTTTTCCTTTTCCAACATCCAGCGCAGGACTTGACGGGCGTTGACTTCGTCTTCGACTACTAAAATTCGCTGATTAACCAAAGTATCACGTCGGCAGCTCTTCTGCAGGGCAGCCAGTAGGCGATTGCGGTTGATAGGTTTGGTGAGAAAGTCACTTACCCCTAGGGCATAGCCCTTCTCCTTGGCACCATCGATCGTCAGCATAATCACAGGAATGTGACAGGTTTTGGGGTCTGCCTTAAGAATACCTAACACACTCCAGCCGTCCATTCCCGGCATGACGACATCGAGGGTAATAGCAGAGGGCACTATTTCCCGTGCTAAGCGAATGCCATCCAGCCCATTGAATGCCATTTTTATGGCAAAGCCATGCTTGTTGAGAAAACGCTTTAGCAGGTCGTGGACATAGGGGTCATCGTCAATCACGAGCACTACTGGTTGTTGGGGCTGGGGCTGGTCATCCTCTAATTTTACAGGCGGGGGGGGTTCTGTCTGTTTCTCCTTTTTCTCTAGGGCAGCGGGCAAGTAGAGACGAAAGGTAGAGCCGACGTTGAGTTCACTTTCTACTGTAATGTCCCCTCCCATCATCTGGGCAAAGCGCTTGGTAATGGCTAGTCCTAGCCCTGTCCCACCGTACTTGCGGGTTGTAGAGTTGTCCGCCTGGCTAAAGGGACGAAATAGTTTACTCATCGTCTCCTGGGACATGCCAATCCCCGTATCCTGGACAATGAAGCTAACCCAAGACCCATTAGTGGCTTCGCGGCGATCGACCGCTAGGGAAATGATGCCATTTTGGGTGAACTTAGCAGCATTACTCAGGAGGTTAACCAGGCACTGACGCACCTTCGCCATATCTGAGTACATGGTGCCAATATTTTCGTCGCAGGCAACCCGCAACTCGTTGTTGTTCTTCTCCACCAATGGGAGCACCACATCCACTATCTCCCTGAGCAA includes these proteins:
- a CDS encoding NifU family protein, translating into MALALTRENVEQVLDTMRPYLLADGGNVELVEIDGPVVRLRLQGACGACPSSTMTLRMGIERKLREEIPDIGEVEQVF